tgtgctcattgggaccttcaaagcagcataaatatttctgtacccttccccagatttgtgcctcgagacaatcctgtctcggaggtcgacagacaattcctttgacttcatgcttggtttgtgctccgacatgcactgtcaagtGTGGGACCTtatacagacaggtgtgtgcctttccaaatcatgtccaatcaactgaatttaccacaggtgtactccaattaagctgtagaaacatctcaaggttgatcagtggaaacaggatgcacctgagttcaattttgagcttcatggcaaaggctgtgaatacttatgtacatgtgatttcttaatttttttatttttaataaatttgcaaaaatctcattatggggtattgtgtgtagaatttggaggaaaaaaataattaaatctattttggaataaggctgtaacaaaataacaaaaatataaacatatgacaacatagaaatataaaaaaataacaaaatgtggaaaaagtgaagcgctgtgaatactttccggatgcactgtatgtatgtatttatgtatttatacaaaGGGATACAAAGATGCAGGGAGTAACtatataatgttatatataAATACCACTTGTTCATTATGATACAAGCTTAATATAAGTGTACAATACTGTTGTTTAACTTTAAGATTAAAATTTAAACAAACATGGTCTTTCACATCATGTCTCAACCATCGCCAATGGCTGTCAGTCGATCGTCCATGGAACCAACCCTACACCATAGGCCTATAATTAGTTAAAACTGTTATTAGTTATAATGCAATAAGCATACAGTTATACACACGATTTTCACACAGATTCAGTTCGCTCTGCCTGTCAAGTCGCCATACGAAATACAATGTAATAAACTTACTGTTGCCTACATTCAATTGTTGGAAGATTTTCGGATTCGGAATTGTTTTCGGAGGCGGTCTGGGAAACTTCTACGTGTTTGGAGGGAGGGACAAGAAATTACGCAACACAGCCTGGTTAGTAAATTCATGCAGTGTATGTTTTAGCCACAGTTAGATGAGGCACGGATCTGAGCTCACAACTACACCAGTAAGATGAGCGATTCACTGTCATCAACATCGAGTGATTGCTCTAGCACATGCACCGTCCATGGGCATTGTGTGGTCTACTACTGCAGAGACTGCCGGGTGACGGTTTGTGGCACCTGCGTGACCGACAGCAGTCATCGAAAACACGAATTTGAAACGCTGACGAAAGGATTTGAATTGCATATCGTAAGTATTTTGCCGGTTACATTCTTTATATTGGCTTATAGGCTAGGCTACTAGTTAACGTTATTGACGTTTATATCTTCATAAATAATGCTCCTGATGGCAGTGATATCCTGTGTATTTATAGGAGGCAGTGGCAGAACGAGTGAAAACCCTAAACAAAACCATGAAAGAGCAGACTAACATCAAACCTCGGGTGTTAAAAGCAAGGGACGAACTTGAGGTAAGCGACAATTCTTCAGACATTAATATACTCTAGTCAGAAGCTGATTTGAATTTcaagaataaaataatttatttttccaaacaaTTGTAACTCATAAGCTTTTCATTTATTGTCAGATAGGCTCGACACATTTAATACAAGATATGTGAAAGTGCTTTTAGCAAGCTGGACCTTCTGACTGATAGTGCACCTTATTGTTTACTGCAGGACATGTTCAACCTCGCAAAAGAAAAAGTGGCAGAGCAGTACCACGAGCTGCGGGAACTGATGGATCAGAATATGCAGCAAGCATTTATGCTGATTttggccctgagagagagaatgattcAGGACACGGACCAGCTAGTTCAATTTGGAGAGGAATACGAGGAGAAGAGGAAGCACATCCAATGTAGTGTGAAAGCACTAAAAAGGACGCAGGACACAGATGATGGTGCCATCATTTCGGTGAGGTTTCTCCCTTCTTAACGTTCAAACTGTTCTTCTATACAgacctctatctctctcaactGCAGGGGTGAGCTCCATTTCTTAATCCACATGCTTTTGTACTGTGCCATGGGCACATATTTATCAGCAAGTAGCCTGTTTTCAATGCAAACAATGGACAAATGAATATGTAAATGAATAAGGAACAAACTAAATGTCGTTTTCTGTCaaaagtttttatgtaaagtgTCACTGAAGAGTGGTCACAtttatatatgtaaaagattgaACAAAGCCTGACCCCTCAGGCTTAACTAAAAgcccatttaccatttggaaTTGGCAAATTATTTAAACCACACTTTTTATGTCACAGAATAGAATTGTGATTTTCTCTCTTGGctctttgttttcttatttcacAGAAGATTGAGGAAGTGGAAGCACAGTAAGTCTTAATTTCATTGTGCAtctttctttgttgttgttttttttttttttttgttaagcaTGAACCAATATTTAGTTTAACGTTCTGACACAATAAGAtcaatgcagctgttgggtccttgggcaagggccttaacccctgtacttagtctaatcaactgtaaggcactttggataaaagtgtcagctaaataactataatgtaatggaaacaaACTATAATATATATGAAGTAATATGAAGTATAAACTGTAGAAATTATAATACATTCATTTGGGCTGAGGTCTGTCTCAAAAGCATGTTAATTCAAATATGAAAGACTAAGTTATGAGAATAATCTTTTTGAAAATTGATTGAATAATTCAATAAATCTCTGATTGAATACTATGGCTATAAATACTTTGGTTTTACATCACAGATGAAAGgaaaaccaaaatgtttttttctttcattcaaatgaactaatcaaaataattttgtaatcAAGTCtctaatggttttttttttcaatagaatTGAAGAAATAGAAGACTATCACAGGAACGTTTttgaaataattacatttgacAAACAAAGACTGAAAGCACTTGAACATTCCATTTCAAAGATTGTACAAATGAATAAGGATCTGCTGCCCAGGCCGTGGGAATGTAAGGGACAATTACCAGCCACCTCTTTTGGTTGTCATATTTCATTACACTATACTAGATGCTGTGCATTTGCCACAAAGTATAATTCTAAATAATTCAGACATTAAAAGCTCTTGAGATTGAGCAAGCAATGCAATTGTTTCCCCTTTGTGCTTACAGTTGGAGAGAATATCACCTTTGATGATGGTGCATCTCATGAACACCTGAAGATTTCTAGAGACAAGACCAAGGTACAATACGTTGCATCACAATCCTCCAACAAAAGGCGAAAAAGAAAGCAAATAGAGACTGTGTTCAATGTTCTGGCTTCCCAGTCCTTTACTGAGGGACGCCACTACTGGGAAGTGAATGTGAAGAACACAAAGTGCTGGACTGTTGGTGTGGTGGAGAAAGACTGGGTAAAGAAGGGCATTAAGCAAGTTCTGGGCCAAGACATGCTGTCATGGGTGCTCCAGATGGATGGAGACTCACTGGTGGCCCTGCACAAGCATGACACCACCATGATCACAGAGGCAGTGATAGAACGACTGGGAGTCTTCCTTGACTTCAAAAAGGGTAGACTGCAGTTCTTTAATGTTCACAGAGGAACCGTCCTGCACACCTTCGTGGAGAAGTTCAAAAATCCACTTGTTCCTGCCTTCAGCATTGAATCGCAAAAAGGCAGCACACCCGAGATGAGACTTTGTGTCCTCGTGCTAAGGGATATGGACAGAAATTATGACAGTGGGCAACGGAGAGAATCAACAGATTCTGGCAATGGGAGAGCTTTTAACAGCTCCAGTAGTGCTACTGGACGAAGC
The sequence above is a segment of the Conger conger chromosome 4, fConCon1.1, whole genome shotgun sequence genome. Coding sequences within it:
- the LOC133126642 gene encoding tripartite motif-containing protein 75-like, which encodes MSDSLSSTSSDCSSTCTVHGHCVVYYCRDCRVTVCGTCVTDSSHRKHEFETLTKGFELHIEAVAERVKTLNKTMKEQTNIKPRVLKARDELEDMFNLAKEKVAEQYHELRELMDQNMQQAFMLILALRERMIQDTDQLVQFGEEYEEKRKHIQCSVKALKRTQDTDDGAIISKIEEVEAQIEEIEDYHRNVFEIITFDKQRLKALEHSISKIVQMNKDLLPRPWEFGENITFDDGASHEHLKISRDKTKVQYVASQSSNKRRKRKQIETVFNVLASQSFTEGRHYWEVNVKNTKCWTVGVVEKDWVKKGIKQVLGQDMLSWVLQMDGDSLVALHKHDTTMITEAVIERLGVFLDFKKGRLQFFNVHRGTVLHTFVEKFKNPLVPAFSIESQKGSTPEMRLCVLVLRDMDRNYDSGQRRESTDSGNGRAFNSSSSATGRSSQSSSPLTTESTARL